The following coding sequences lie in one Aureibacillus halotolerans genomic window:
- a CDS encoding Tex family protein, giving the protein MSNLEQKHIDLIAKELTISSKQVKSVLSLTEEGNTVPFIARYRKEQTGSLDEVQIQDILERATYIGNLEERKLDVIRLIDEQGKLTTELQENIQAATVLQKVEDLYRPYKQKRRTRGTKAKEKGLEPLALWLLEENAEDPETKAANFVNDDVPTTEEALHGALDILAEQVADDPDNRQFVRQKTFDTGLLSSKVKNEADDEKKRFEMYYDYDEAVKKAAAHRILAVNRGENEGVLRVSIVTSSETIVEKLVRDVVKKPASPTTPYLEDAMKDAYKRLLQPAVERDIRNELTEKAEKQAINVFAKNLQNLLLQPPLKGKHVLAVDPAYRTGCKLAAVDDTGKVLYIDVIYPHKPVGKFAEAKATVKKALKQYEIGLIAIGNGTASRETEEFVSELLKEYDAPVLYCIVNEAGASVYSASALAREEFPDLQVEERSAVSIARRVQDPLAELVKIDPKSVGVGQYQHDVSQKELQQSLQFVVETAVNQVGVNVNTASASLLSYVAGLSSGVAKNIVQFREEKGRITKRSQLKKVPRLGDKTFEQCIGFLRVPDGDVPLDRTSIHPESYPVALGLLETLGMTTKDIGSQELAKHLDALKVSEVASRLEIGTLTLEDIIADLKKPSRDPRDDVAQPLLKKGITTMEDLEAGMEMQGTVRNVIDFGAFVDIGVKQDGLVHISKLKKGFVKHPLDVVQVGDVVTVWIDVIDSAKGRIGLTMIQP; this is encoded by the coding sequence ATGAGCAATCTAGAACAGAAGCACATTGATCTCATCGCAAAAGAATTAACGATTAGTAGCAAACAGGTAAAGAGTGTGCTTTCATTAACAGAAGAAGGCAACACTGTGCCGTTTATCGCAAGATACCGTAAAGAACAAACTGGAAGTCTGGATGAAGTGCAAATTCAAGATATTCTTGAACGAGCTACATATATAGGGAATTTGGAAGAACGAAAACTGGACGTCATTCGCCTCATTGATGAACAAGGCAAGCTTACAACGGAACTTCAAGAGAATATTCAAGCAGCAACCGTGCTTCAAAAGGTTGAGGATTTGTATCGTCCATATAAACAAAAGCGAAGAACACGTGGAACCAAAGCGAAGGAAAAAGGCCTTGAACCCCTCGCCTTATGGCTGCTTGAAGAAAACGCCGAGGACCCTGAAACAAAAGCAGCTAACTTTGTGAATGATGATGTACCGACAACTGAGGAAGCACTTCATGGTGCACTTGATATTCTTGCTGAGCAAGTAGCGGATGACCCAGACAATCGTCAGTTTGTTCGACAAAAAACGTTCGACACTGGACTGCTTTCTTCAAAGGTGAAAAATGAAGCGGATGATGAGAAAAAACGCTTTGAGATGTATTACGACTATGACGAAGCGGTGAAAAAGGCAGCTGCCCATCGCATTTTGGCAGTCAACCGTGGGGAAAATGAAGGTGTTTTGCGTGTCTCTATTGTCACGTCTAGCGAAACCATTGTTGAAAAGCTTGTAAGAGACGTTGTGAAAAAGCCTGCGTCTCCGACGACTCCTTATCTTGAGGATGCCATGAAGGATGCCTATAAGCGATTGTTGCAGCCCGCTGTCGAGCGTGATATTCGCAATGAGCTCACTGAGAAAGCGGAGAAGCAGGCCATAAATGTGTTTGCAAAAAACCTGCAAAACCTATTGCTTCAGCCTCCATTAAAAGGCAAGCATGTGCTTGCGGTAGATCCTGCCTATCGGACTGGATGCAAGCTCGCGGCAGTCGACGACACGGGCAAAGTTCTCTATATCGATGTGATCTATCCTCATAAACCAGTGGGGAAATTTGCTGAAGCTAAAGCAACCGTCAAAAAAGCACTCAAACAATATGAGATAGGGCTCATCGCTATTGGCAATGGAACAGCATCGCGCGAAACGGAGGAATTCGTTTCTGAGCTTCTCAAAGAGTATGATGCACCTGTGTTGTATTGTATCGTTAATGAGGCCGGCGCCAGCGTTTACTCAGCCTCTGCGTTGGCAAGAGAAGAGTTCCCTGATTTACAAGTAGAAGAACGTAGTGCAGTGTCCATTGCAAGACGTGTGCAGGATCCACTGGCTGAATTGGTGAAAATTGATCCTAAGTCCGTCGGCGTCGGTCAGTATCAGCATGATGTATCACAGAAAGAATTACAGCAATCGTTGCAGTTCGTCGTTGAGACCGCTGTGAACCAGGTCGGTGTCAATGTGAATACGGCTTCAGCAAGTCTGTTGTCCTACGTGGCAGGTCTGTCTTCAGGTGTTGCCAAAAACATTGTTCAGTTTCGCGAAGAGAAAGGCCGCATTACAAAACGGTCACAGCTGAAAAAAGTCCCACGACTTGGTGATAAAACGTTTGAGCAATGTATTGGTTTTTTGCGAGTGCCTGATGGTGATGTGCCATTGGACAGGACGAGCATTCATCCAGAAAGCTATCCAGTCGCCTTAGGTCTACTAGAAACACTCGGCATGACAACAAAGGATATTGGAAGCCAGGAGCTTGCCAAACATTTAGACGCTCTTAAGGTTTCAGAAGTCGCAAGTCGCTTAGAGATAGGTACATTAACATTAGAAGACATTATTGCCGATTTAAAAAAGCCGTCGAGAGACCCCCGAGATGACGTCGCGCAGCCACTGTTAAAGAAGGGCATTACGACAATGGAGGATCTAGAGGCAGGTATGGAAATGCAAGGTACTGTTCGAAACGTGATTGATTTTGGTGCCTTTGTTGACATTGGTGTAAAGCAGGATGGCCTTGTCCATATTTCG
- a CDS encoding PP2C family serine/threonine-protein phosphatase, translating to MKKNQQLRRMDVFSFQRAKGGQETCGDSFFFEETEDYFVCALADGLGSGVDANKASHAAISEIRSHHALENIEQLFLRANHAMKDKRGAVLTVFFVDYVKKELTCASIGNIRLFFHSATGKLTYPLPQSGYLSGRPQKLKIQTFPCEQGSTFLIHSDGLELRSPRNVGWQLKSTKSAFEQLATSIEEKPTDDVTYLIGTFAR from the coding sequence ATGAAAAAAAATCAGCAGCTTCGTCGGATGGACGTCTTTTCATTTCAACGAGCAAAAGGCGGCCAAGAGACGTGTGGTGACAGCTTTTTCTTTGAGGAAACTGAGGACTATTTTGTTTGTGCCTTGGCTGACGGCCTTGGGAGTGGAGTTGACGCGAATAAGGCGTCTCATGCGGCGATCTCAGAAATTCGTTCTCATCATGCTTTAGAAAATATTGAGCAGCTATTCTTGCGTGCCAACCATGCGATGAAAGATAAGCGCGGCGCCGTGCTCACGGTATTTTTCGTGGATTATGTGAAGAAAGAACTTACTTGTGCATCAATAGGGAACATTCGCTTGTTCTTTCATTCAGCGACAGGGAAGCTCACCTATCCATTGCCGCAATCGGGATATCTATCTGGAAGACCGCAAAAGCTCAAGATCCAAACCTTTCCTTGTGAGCAAGGGAGCACATTTTTAATTCATTCCGATGGGTTGGAGTTGCGATCACCTCGAAATGTAGGATGGCAATTGAAGTCAACCAAGAGCGCGTTCGAGCAGCTGGCCACATCGATTGAAGAAAAGCCAACAGATGATGTGACGTATCTTATCGGCACATTTGCACGATAA
- the sigB gene encoding RNA polymerase sigma factor SigB yields MSTQSRPHNKTKSTEVYEWIKQSQEDPENEEVKEKIVLKYNDLVVSLARKYSRGRSIHDDLVQVGMIGLLASIRRYDSTFGKSFESFAVPTIIGEIKRFIRDKTWSVHVPRRIKELGPKIKRAVEELTTALQRSPKIDEIAEYLEVSEEDVLETMEMGKSYQALSVDSSIEADSEGSTVTLLDLVGKQESGYETTDQRMLLEKVFHVLSEREQEILKCTYFENMSQKETGDLLGISQMHVSRLQRRALKKLKEAMRVESTECL; encoded by the coding sequence GTGTCGACACAATCTCGGCCCCACAACAAAACTAAATCAACTGAAGTGTACGAATGGATCAAACAATCTCAGGAAGATCCTGAGAATGAAGAAGTCAAAGAAAAAATTGTTCTGAAATACAATGATCTTGTCGTTTCACTTGCTCGAAAGTATTCAAGAGGCAGAAGCATTCATGATGATCTTGTTCAAGTCGGAATGATCGGGTTGCTTGCCTCCATCCGCAGATACGACAGCACCTTTGGAAAAAGCTTTGAGTCTTTTGCTGTACCGACGATTATCGGTGAGATCAAGCGATTTATTCGTGATAAAACGTGGAGTGTACACGTGCCAAGACGAATCAAAGAGCTTGGACCGAAAATTAAACGTGCGGTTGAAGAATTAACAACAGCGCTTCAGCGGTCGCCAAAAATTGACGAAATTGCGGAGTATTTAGAGGTCTCAGAAGAAGATGTGCTGGAAACGATGGAGATGGGAAAGAGTTATCAAGCTCTATCCGTAGATAGCTCGATCGAAGCTGATTCTGAAGGAAGCACAGTCACATTGCTAGATCTTGTTGGGAAGCAAGAGAGTGGGTATGAGACAACGGATCAGCGTATGCTGCTTGAAAAAGTGTTCCATGTCTTGTCCGAGCGGGAACAAGAGATTTTAAAGTGCACGTATTTCGAAAATATGAGTCAAAAAGAAACTGGCGACCTTCTAGGTATTTCACAAATGCATGTGTCGAGGCTGCAACGCCGTGCTCTTAAGAAATTAAAAGAGGCAATGCGTGTGGAATCTACGGAGTGCCTTTAA
- the rsbW gene encoding anti-sigma B factor RsbW, translating into MKEVFDFVEMTIPAKPEYVGVVRLTVSGVANRMGFNYEEIEDVKVALSEACTNAVHHAYQDDEDGEIKIGFGVYEDRLELMVSDSGKSIDLNGIKKKLGPVSTDTPVDHLTEGGLGLFLIDTLMDKVELTSEAGVVVLMTKFLERDEVEDSVDTISAPQQN; encoded by the coding sequence ATGAAGGAGGTCTTCGATTTCGTTGAAATGACAATTCCTGCAAAGCCTGAGTATGTAGGTGTCGTTCGTCTAACGGTTTCAGGCGTTGCGAACCGTATGGGATTTAACTATGAAGAAATTGAAGATGTAAAAGTGGCGCTTTCCGAGGCATGTACAAACGCTGTTCATCATGCCTATCAGGATGATGAGGACGGTGAAATAAAAATCGGCTTTGGCGTTTACGAGGACCGTCTTGAGCTTATGGTATCTGATAGCGGAAAAAGCATTGACCTAAATGGAATTAAAAAGAAATTAGGTCCAGTAAGCACAGATACTCCTGTAGATCATTTGACGGAGGGTGGTCTCGGCTTGTTCCTCATAGATACATTGATGGACAAAGTTGAGCTGACCAGTGAAGCGGGTGTCGTCGTTCTTATGACTAAGTTTCTGGAAAGAGATGAGGTGGAGGATAGTGTCGACACAATCTCGGCCCCACAACAAAACTAA
- a CDS encoding STAS domain-containing protein, with translation MNLTIDQNTTQSTHLVRLTGEVDAFTAPKLREALLPLTEQEGAEVIVDLTDVSYMDSTGLGVFIGALKSAKKNNGNIKLTGMNKRVERLFTITGLTEVLEIDNSMRGELQ, from the coding sequence ATGAACTTAACAATAGATCAAAATACAACACAATCTACCCACCTAGTTCGTCTTACTGGAGAGGTAGATGCGTTTACAGCACCAAAGCTACGTGAGGCTCTACTTCCATTGACCGAACAGGAAGGTGCCGAGGTTATTGTCGATCTCACAGACGTGTCGTATATGGACAGCACGGGTCTTGGCGTCTTTATTGGAGCACTCAAATCAGCCAAGAAAAACAATGGCAACATTAAGCTCACTGGTATGAACAAGCGGGTTGAACGTCTGTTTACCATTACCGGTCTTACGGAAGTGTTAGAGATAGACAATTCAATGAGGGGTGAATTGCAATGA
- a CDS encoding PP2C family protein-serine/threonine phosphatase: protein MEMRDLVQQKYKEILIHYLQKQDEQTLYKGQELSRKAIEQRISPEEIVSLHVGVLEEIYPDVPEEIRKSFDVLLEVMIGYGFAYREHQSLRHQQLELKTEIEVAANMQTTLLQTETPNLPGVKVGAKSVPAKQMNGDYYHFAQDENDCLGVAIADVIGKGMPAALCMSMIKYSMDSLPETRMQPGAVLENLNRVVEHNVDPSMFITMLYGIYDPRIHSFFFSSAGHEPGFYYNAKENRFTEISTKGLVLGVTRTATFEEYRLDLAPGDMIVLLSDGVTECRAGDQFIEREFIAELIQKNMDKCPQEIVEGVYDELARLQEFELRDDFTLIILRRDV from the coding sequence TTGGAAATGAGAGACCTCGTTCAGCAAAAATACAAAGAAATATTAATTCACTATTTACAAAAGCAAGATGAACAAACGCTTTACAAAGGGCAAGAATTGAGCCGAAAAGCAATTGAACAGCGCATTTCTCCAGAAGAGATTGTCAGCCTGCATGTAGGTGTGCTTGAAGAAATCTATCCAGACGTACCTGAAGAAATCCGGAAATCTTTTGATGTTCTGCTAGAGGTTATGATTGGTTATGGCTTTGCGTATCGTGAGCATCAAAGCTTACGCCACCAACAGCTTGAACTAAAAACAGAGATAGAAGTTGCAGCGAACATGCAAACGACCTTGCTGCAAACCGAGACACCAAACTTACCAGGCGTGAAGGTTGGAGCGAAAAGTGTGCCTGCAAAACAAATGAACGGGGATTATTACCATTTCGCTCAAGACGAAAACGATTGTTTAGGAGTCGCCATTGCCGATGTGATTGGGAAGGGAATGCCTGCTGCTTTATGCATGTCGATGATCAAATACTCAATGGACAGCCTTCCAGAGACAAGGATGCAGCCGGGAGCGGTTTTGGAAAATTTAAATCGTGTTGTCGAACATAATGTTGATCCAAGTATGTTTATTACGATGTTGTATGGCATTTATGATCCGCGCATTCATAGCTTCTTTTTTTCTTCTGCTGGCCATGAGCCTGGATTTTATTACAATGCAAAAGAAAACCGCTTTACTGAGATATCAACAAAAGGATTGGTTCTTGGTGTGACGCGTACGGCGACCTTCGAAGAATATCGTCTTGATCTGGCGCCAGGCGACATGATTGTCCTCTTGTCAGATGGTGTCACAGAATGTCGAGCAGGAGATCAATTTATTGAGCGGGAATTCATCGCAGAGCTTATCCAGAAGAATATGGATAAGTGTCCACAGGAAATTGTTGAAGGTGTGTACGATGAACTTGCTCGGTTGCAAGAATTTGAGCTGAGAGACGATTTTACGCTAATTATATTACGTAGAGACGTTTAA
- a CDS encoding anti-sigma regulatory factor: protein MNIQSCVEVVKEWDIVAARQLGRNVAKDIGFGNVDQARITTAVSELARNIYLYAGTGRICIYPIEEIGKRGLVISSIDNGPGIKDIKRVMEDGYSTSGGLGAGLPGVKRLMDEFDLRSKEGEGTEITAKKWLR, encoded by the coding sequence ATGAACATTCAATCCTGTGTAGAAGTAGTAAAAGAATGGGATATCGTGGCCGCAAGGCAATTGGGACGCAATGTGGCCAAGGACATTGGCTTTGGAAACGTCGACCAGGCCAGAATCACAACCGCTGTATCAGAGTTAGCTAGAAACATCTATTTATACGCAGGGACAGGACGCATATGCATTTATCCTATCGAAGAAATTGGAAAAAGAGGTCTTGTGATTTCATCTATTGATAATGGACCAGGGATAAAAGATATTAAACGAGTCATGGAAGATGGATATTCAACATCAGGTGGTTTAGGTGCAGGGCTTCCAGGAGTGAAACGTTTGATGGATGAGTTTGATTTACGTTCGAAAGAAGGAGAAGGAACAGAAATTACGGCGAAGAAATGGCTCCGATAA
- a CDS encoding STAS domain-containing protein produces MRIPILKLHDYLLITIQWELDDQTALQFQEDLLDKIHETGAKGIVIDLTSVDMIDSFIAKVLGDVVNMSNLMGAKVVLTGIQPAVAITLIDLGISMRTVPTALDLEQGLDKLQQELGS; encoded by the coding sequence ATGAGAATCCCAATTTTAAAGCTTCATGATTATCTGCTTATTACCATCCAATGGGAGCTGGACGATCAGACAGCACTTCAATTTCAGGAGGATCTGTTGGACAAGATCCACGAAACAGGTGCAAAAGGCATTGTGATTGATCTGACATCTGTGGATATGATTGATTCTTTTATCGCCAAGGTCCTTGGTGATGTTGTCAATATGTCAAATTTAATGGGCGCAAAAGTCGTGCTCACTGGAATTCAGCCTGCTGTAGCTATCACCCTTATTGATCTCGGTATATCCATGCGGACCGTCCCGACTGCACTGGATTTAGAACAAGGATTGGATAAGTTGCAGCAGGAGCTGGGGAGTTAG
- a CDS encoding RsbT co-antagonist protein RsbRA: MKAYIVEAIEEQKDVIAEKWLNELETVRSSWQVQKMSDDLYKTTNREFLETIYSNIEHTQAKLVEELKHFSDRIIRMGWSLNYMTEGLQAFRRTVLDTLFHMDTTNQFEIMDQIQNWIDPIINEIVRNYSGSWEATVSLQKIALQELSAPLIPVFENITIMPLIGTIDTERAKLIMENLLEGVIKHRSAVVLIDITGVPVVDTMVAHHIIQAADAVRLIGAKCILVGIRPEIAQTIVTLGIDLSQFPTKSTLRKGIESALHSTNRKLVSVDEEVGGEL; this comes from the coding sequence GTGAAAGCTTATATTGTAGAAGCGATTGAAGAACAAAAGGATGTTATTGCCGAAAAATGGCTTAATGAATTGGAAACAGTTCGATCATCATGGCAAGTACAAAAAATGTCAGACGATCTTTATAAAACGACGAATCGAGAATTTTTAGAAACCATTTATTCTAATATTGAGCATACGCAAGCTAAGCTTGTCGAGGAGTTAAAGCATTTTTCTGATCGTATTATTCGAATGGGCTGGTCGTTAAATTACATGACAGAAGGGCTGCAAGCATTTCGTCGTACGGTTTTAGACACGCTCTTTCATATGGATACAACCAATCAATTTGAAATTATGGACCAAATTCAAAACTGGATTGATCCTATTATCAATGAAATTGTTCGGAATTATTCTGGGTCGTGGGAGGCGACCGTATCCTTGCAAAAAATTGCCTTACAGGAGCTGTCCGCTCCGCTTATTCCTGTGTTTGAGAATATTACGATCATGCCTCTCATCGGAACGATTGACACCGAAAGAGCCAAATTGATTATGGAAAATCTCTTAGAAGGTGTCATTAAGCACCGTTCAGCGGTTGTCCTCATTGACATCACGGGTGTACCTGTCGTCGACACGATGGTGGCGCATCATATTATTCAGGCAGCAGATGCCGTGCGCCTCATTGGAGCGAAGTGTATCCTTGTAGGCATTCGTCCGGAAATCGCACAAACCATTGTTACTCTTGGTATTGACCTTAGTCAGTTTCCGACGAAAAGCACACTTCGCAAAGGGATTGAATCTGCACTCCATAGCACGAACCGTAAACTTGTAAGTGTGGATGAAGAAGTAGGGGGGGAACTATGA
- a CDS encoding type II toxin-antitoxin system PemK/MazF family toxin, with protein MVVKRGDVYFADLSPVVGSEQGGVRPVLIIQNDIGNRFSPTVIVAAITAQIEKAKLPTHVEIDAKRYGFERDSVILLEQIRTIDKQRLTDKITHLNEEMMQRVDDAVQISLGLLKDF; from the coding sequence TTGGTTGTCAAACGTGGAGACGTTTACTTTGCCGATCTATCACCAGTCGTTGGTTCAGAACAAGGCGGTGTCAGACCGGTCTTGATTATTCAAAATGATATCGGAAACCGTTTTAGCCCTACAGTCATTGTTGCAGCCATTACAGCGCAAATTGAAAAGGCAAAGCTGCCCACCCATGTCGAAATTGATGCAAAACGGTATGGATTCGAACGTGATTCTGTCATTTTATTGGAGCAAATCCGTACAATTGATAAGCAACGTCTCACGGACAAAATTACTCACCTCAATGAAGAGATGATGCAGCGTGTGGATGATGCTGTTCAGATTAGCTTAGGCCTCTTGAAAGATTTTTAA
- a CDS encoding CopG family ribbon-helix-helix protein — protein sequence MIVEVEFVSDSENIMISLPSQLLHELDGIVHQENGNRNDLIYQATKMYLRERKQRQIRESMRRGYMEMAKINLHIASEAFLAEEEADHTLDRLVSGV from the coding sequence ATGATCGTGGAGGTGGAGTTTGTGTCTGATTCGGAAAACATTATGATTTCATTGCCTTCGCAGCTCTTGCATGAGCTGGATGGTATCGTGCATCAAGAAAATGGAAATCGGAACGATCTCATTTATCAAGCGACTAAAATGTATCTTCGGGAAAGAAAACAACGTCAGATTCGTGAATCGATGCGTCGTGGGTATATGGAGATGGCGAAAATTAACCTGCATATCGCTTCAGAAGCCTTTCTTGCCGAGGAGGAAGCCGATCACACCTTAGACCGCTTAGTTAGCGGGGTGTAG
- the alr gene encoding alanine racemase, with translation MKHSNEQRMYRQTRAEVNLDAIEANVSRMVRHLGDQTKVMAVVKANAYGHGDVEVAQTALKAGADHLAVATLDEAVSLREKGIQAPLVVLGWTPPNFVSIAVDLDIALTAFQADWIEAAGASLEGKTCKLHIKFDTGMSRLGIRTSDEFHAFVKALHTWSSSFDIEGCFTHFAAADQADTRLLDQQKQQFEQRLAQLEKAGITPRLVHSENSAAGMMAPERAVTYCRYGIAMYGLAPSKWVLDNSPFPLEPALALRTNVVAVRKISAGDTVGYGAEYMAEKEEYIATLPIGYADGWLRHMKGFYVIVDDQKAPIVGRVCMDQCMVAVPEKIDIGTDVTLIGNQGGHSITADDVANYAGTINYEIPCLLSLRVPRIFLRNKRIIGIRNKVLGDK, from the coding sequence ATGAAGCACTCGAACGAACAAAGAATGTACAGACAAACACGTGCTGAAGTGAATTTAGATGCAATTGAAGCAAACGTGTCCCGGATGGTGCGCCATCTTGGAGATCAAACAAAAGTAATGGCCGTTGTAAAAGCAAACGCCTATGGTCATGGGGATGTTGAAGTTGCTCAAACGGCACTGAAGGCAGGGGCTGATCATCTTGCTGTTGCGACACTTGATGAGGCTGTGTCTTTAAGAGAAAAAGGTATTCAAGCACCTTTGGTTGTTTTAGGCTGGACGCCACCAAATTTTGTTTCTATCGCGGTAGATCTGGATATCGCTTTGACCGCATTTCAAGCCGATTGGATCGAAGCAGCAGGAGCGTCTCTGGAAGGAAAGACATGCAAGCTTCACATTAAGTTTGATACGGGGATGAGCCGTCTTGGGATACGTACGTCCGATGAATTCCATGCGTTTGTGAAGGCACTGCACACGTGGTCGTCTTCTTTTGATATAGAAGGTTGCTTTACTCATTTTGCAGCCGCAGATCAGGCGGATACAAGGTTGCTTGATCAACAAAAGCAACAGTTTGAACAACGTTTGGCACAGCTGGAAAAGGCAGGTATCACACCTCGCCTCGTTCACTCTGAAAATAGTGCTGCAGGGATGATGGCTCCTGAGAGGGCGGTCACCTATTGCCGTTATGGCATTGCGATGTACGGTTTGGCGCCATCAAAATGGGTACTGGACAACAGCCCTTTTCCTTTAGAGCCAGCGCTAGCACTACGTACAAATGTGGTCGCGGTACGAAAGATTTCCGCAGGCGATACGGTTGGCTACGGCGCAGAATACATGGCTGAAAAGGAAGAATATATCGCCACATTGCCGATTGGGTACGCGGATGGTTGGCTGCGACACATGAAAGGCTTTTATGTGATTGTGGATGACCAAAAAGCACCGATTGTTGGGAGAGTTTGCATGGATCAATGCATGGTTGCTGTGCCAGAAAAGATAGATATCGGCACAGACGTCACTTTAATCGGTAATCAAGGTGGCCATTCCATCACAGCGGATGATGTTGCGAATTATGCAGGAACAATAAATTATGAAATCCCTTGTTTATTGTCTTTGCGCGTTCCGCGTATTTTTTTGAGAAACAAGAGAATAATTGGTATAAGAAATAAAGTATTAGGCGACAAATGA
- a CDS encoding LolA family protein produces MKKSIFILMLSLFLLALAGCGTKSQEDVMSDLEKKLETMEGYKAKATMTVQSGEAPQSYDVEVWHKAPDFYRVLLSRGKDEPSQIILRNEEGVFVLTPALNKKFKFQSEWPENSSQPYLYGSLIKDILMDPDASFEKVDNQYVFQTKTNYKSHQTIPAQRIYLNKDLSLTKVEALDSNGKVLVQVDVSSFGFDPTFEEDAFDMEKNETTAQLLEMPASTVEGAEEAENMEVDGQEAAIGTFPVMYVDESLGFELTEESTIDLDEGERRILSYQGESGSFTLIQEQVEVDLEAERPVFMPEGEPVSIGTTFAALNEGSISWTKDGVQFFIASNDLESEDLVTVAKSVQAHSAK; encoded by the coding sequence TTGAAAAAGTCGATATTCATCTTAATGCTGTCACTCTTCCTCTTGGCGCTCGCTGGTTGCGGTACTAAAAGCCAGGAAGATGTGATGTCTGATTTAGAGAAGAAGCTTGAAACAATGGAGGGCTATAAAGCAAAAGCAACCATGACGGTTCAATCTGGTGAGGCGCCGCAATCCTATGACGTGGAAGTTTGGCACAAAGCCCCTGATTTTTATAGAGTGCTGCTCAGCCGTGGAAAAGATGAGCCAAGTCAAATTATCTTACGGAATGAAGAAGGTGTGTTTGTTCTCACACCTGCTCTGAACAAGAAATTTAAGTTTCAGAGTGAATGGCCGGAAAACAGCAGTCAACCGTATCTTTATGGGTCTTTAATTAAGGATATATTGATGGACCCTGATGCTTCATTTGAAAAGGTTGACAATCAATATGTTTTTCAGACAAAAACGAACTATAAATCTCACCAAACGATTCCGGCACAAAGAATCTACCTGAATAAGGATCTTTCCTTAACAAAGGTGGAGGCCCTAGACAGCAACGGAAAAGTATTGGTCCAAGTGGATGTAAGTTCCTTTGGGTTTGATCCGACCTTTGAAGAAGATGCATTTGATATGGAGAAAAACGAAACAACTGCCCAGTTGTTAGAAATGCCTGCATCAACAGTGGAAGGTGCTGAAGAGGCAGAAAACATGGAAGTCGACGGGCAAGAAGCAGCGATTGGTACTTTCCCTGTCATGTATGTGGATGAATCTTTAGGTTTTGAGCTAACAGAGGAAAGCACCATTGATCTAGATGAAGGGGAGCGACGGATCTTAAGCTATCAAGGAGAAAGCGGCTCCTTTACGCTCATTCAGGAACAAGTCGAGGTAGATTTAGAGGCAGAGAGACCCGTCTTTATGCCTGAAGGAGAGCCAGTAAGCATTGGGACGACGTTTGCAGCACTAAACGAAGGATCCATCTCATGGACAAAGGATGGCGTACAATTTTTTATCGCTTCCAATGACCTTGAGTCCGAAGACCTTGTCACCGTTGCAAAGTCCGTTCAAGCCCACTCTGCTAAATAA